A portion of the Sulfurimonas hongkongensis genome contains these proteins:
- a CDS encoding glycosyltransferase family 2 protein — translation MNILKRPLVSIITVVYNGEEHLEETILSIINQTYEHVEYIIIDGGSTDGTLKIIKKYEDAIDYWVSKKDSGIYDAMNKGIERASGEWINFINAGDRLIFLDLHSLNSLDTTNSCYYYNEEQQKIKRDPFTKIYLTHNTPCHQSIFYKRDELIPFDISYPIVADFEQMTKMCTRNLQPVYSEHLVYFAKAGFSYESNQDRSWEKLFSRNKIILKNMNIVFFIISLLHSVRIFLKR, via the coding sequence ATGAACATTTTAAAGAGACCTTTAGTAAGCATAATCACTGTTGTTTACAATGGCGAAGAGCACTTAGAAGAGACTATCTTGAGCATTATAAACCAGACTTATGAGCATGTAGAGTACATCATCATAGATGGTGGCTCAACTGATGGTACTTTGAAGATTATCAAGAAGTATGAAGATGCTATAGATTATTGGGTTAGCAAAAAAGATAGCGGGATTTATGATGCTATGAACAAGGGGATAGAGCGAGCTAGTGGAGAGTGGATAAACTTTATAAATGCTGGGGATAGGTTGATTTTTTTAGATTTACACTCTTTAAATAGCCTCGATACTACAAATAGCTGCTACTACTATAATGAGGAGCAACAAAAAATAAAAAGAGACCCTTTTACTAAAATCTACTTAACTCATAACACACCTTGTCATCAAAGCATATTTTATAAAAGAGATGAACTCATACCCTTTGATATAAGCTATCCTATAGTTGCAGACTTTGAGCAAATGACTAAAATGTGTACAAGAAACTTACAACCTGTATATTCAGAGCATCTAGTTTATTTTGCAAAAGCTGGGTTTTCATATGAGAGCAATCAGGATAGAAGTTGGGAAAAACTCTTTAGTAGAAATAAGATAATACTAAAAAATATGAATATAGTCTTTTTTATTATCTCACTACTACATAGTGTGAGAATTTTTTTAAAGAGATGA
- a CDS encoding glycosyltransferase family 4 protein — translation MKILIVNTSDTQGGAARAAYRLHTALLAQDVDTQMLVLNKSSDDYRVIAQQRKITKYFNRLRPLIDSLAVRFYKERSKALFSPSWFGFSNIVDKINEINPDIVHLHWICGGMIRVQDLARIKAPIVWSLHDNWAFTGGCHIMWECQKYKDECGACPRLRSNKENDLSKRVFKKKQKAFGLKKDMTIVGLSRWLNDCSKSSTLLKEKKHVDLPNPIDTKTFKPFNKEKARELWNLPQDKKLVLFGANSATNDINKGFKELKDALKMLKDRDIEFVIFGSSKPKSAPDFGFKTHYLGHLHDDVSLVTLYSAVDVMVVPSLQEAFGQTASEAMACKTPVVAFGHSGLLDIVDHKQNGYLAKPFESEDLACGIEWVLNTSNYDKLCTDAREKVLREFDSVVVAGKYIKLYKEILR, via the coding sequence ATGAAAATCCTAATAGTAAACACATCAGACACACAAGGCGGGGCAGCAAGGGCCGCTTATAGACTCCATACCGCTTTGCTAGCTCAAGATGTAGACACTCAGATGCTTGTACTTAACAAAAGTAGTGATGACTATAGAGTTATAGCCCAGCAGAGAAAAATCACAAAATATTTCAACAGACTAAGACCTCTTATAGATAGTCTTGCTGTGCGATTTTATAAAGAAAGAAGTAAAGCACTCTTTAGCCCATCATGGTTTGGATTTAGCAATATTGTAGATAAGATAAATGAGATAAATCCAGATATTGTCCATCTGCACTGGATATGTGGCGGGATGATAAGAGTGCAAGATTTAGCTCGTATAAAAGCACCTATAGTTTGGTCTCTTCATGACAATTGGGCTTTTACTGGTGGATGTCATATCATGTGGGAGTGTCAAAAGTATAAAGATGAGTGTGGAGCATGTCCTAGACTTCGAAGCAATAAAGAAAATGATTTAAGCAAAAGAGTCTTTAAGAAAAAACAAAAAGCTTTTGGTTTAAAAAAAGATATGACAATAGTGGGTTTGAGTAGATGGCTAAATGACTGCTCAAAAAGCAGTACACTTTTAAAAGAGAAAAAACATGTAGACTTACCAAACCCTATAGACACAAAAACATTTAAGCCCTTTAACAAAGAAAAGGCAAGAGAACTTTGGAATCTACCACAAGATAAAAAGCTAGTACTTTTTGGAGCAAATAGTGCTACAAACGATATAAACAAAGGCTTTAAAGAACTAAAGGATGCTTTAAAAATGTTAAAAGACAGAGATATAGAGTTTGTAATATTTGGAAGTAGCAAACCTAAAAGTGCACCTGATTTTGGATTTAAGACTCATTATTTAGGGCATCTTCATGATGATGTGAGTTTAGTAACTCTATATAGTGCTGTTGATGTGATGGTAGTACCTAGTTTGCAAGAGGCTTTTGGACAAACTGCGAGTGAAGCTATGGCATGCAAAACTCCTGTTGTGGCGTTTGGGCATAGTGGACTTTTAGATATAGTTGATCATAAACAAAATGGCTATCTAGCCAAACCTTTTGAGAGTGAAGACTTGGCTTGCGGCATTGAGTGGGTGTTAAATACCTCAAACTACGATAAACTTTGTACAGATGCAAGAGAAAAAGTGCTAAGAGAGTTTGACAGTGTTGTTGTGGCTGGGAAGTATATTAAGCTTTACAAAGAGATTTTGAGATGA
- a CDS encoding glycosyltransferase, giving the protein MMQESDLKIDLAPIVLFVYSRKEHTKEMVEALQKNEFAKESELFIYSDAAKNEDVTIKVDAVREYLKTIDGFKKVSIIEREKNWGLAENIIDGVTKIVNKYGKIIVLEDDLVTSPYFLKFMNEALKFYMNEKKVWHVSGWNYPIQADGLGDVFLWRVMNCWGWATWVNRWEFFEKDIKKTISKFTQDEITRFNLEGIKNFWDQVVSNQDGKLDTWAIFWYATIFKQNGLCLNPSQTFVKNIGHDGSGVNCDEDCSFTSALSMNNQVDFSTKVEENHTAVEMIKEFFISQKKPFAIRVINKLSRIFTGKNIIK; this is encoded by the coding sequence ATGATGCAAGAGAGTGATTTAAAGATAGATTTAGCTCCTATAGTTCTGTTTGTCTATAGTAGAAAAGAGCATACAAAGGAGATGGTAGAGGCTCTGCAAAAAAATGAGTTTGCAAAAGAGAGTGAACTTTTCATCTATAGTGATGCTGCTAAAAATGAAGATGTTACTATAAAAGTAGATGCGGTGCGGGAGTATCTAAAGACTATAGATGGATTTAAAAAAGTATCTATAATTGAGAGGGAAAAAAACTGGGGATTGGCAGAAAATATTATAGATGGTGTAACTAAGATAGTAAATAAGTATGGAAAAATCATAGTTTTAGAAGATGATTTGGTTACAAGCCCATACTTTTTAAAGTTTATGAATGAGGCTTTGAAGTTTTATATGAATGAAAAAAAAGTTTGGCATGTAAGTGGATGGAACTATCCTATCCAAGCTGATGGGTTGGGAGATGTTTTTTTATGGAGAGTTATGAACTGTTGGGGCTGGGCTACATGGGTCAATAGATGGGAGTTTTTTGAAAAAGATATAAAAAAAACAATATCTAAATTTACACAAGATGAGATAACTAGATTTAACCTAGAGGGAATAAAAAACTTTTGGGATCAAGTAGTATCTAACCAAGATGGTAAACTAGATACATGGGCGATATTTTGGTATGCAACTATTTTTAAACAAAATGGGCTATGCTTAAATCCTTCTCAAACTTTTGTGAAAAATATAGGGCATGATGGTAGTGGTGTTAATTGTGATGAAGATTGTTCTTTTACAAGCGCTTTATCTATGAACAATCAAGTTGATTTTAGCACAAAAGTAGAAGAAAATCATACGGCTGTTGAGATGATAAAAGAGTTTTTTATATCTCAGAAAAAACCATTTGCAATAAGAGTTATAAATAAACTATCTAGAATCTTTACTGGAAAAAACATCATAAAATGA
- a CDS encoding DUF2254 domain-containing protein yields MKIQILKYWDSIRSSFWFIPITMAIGSMVLAFVALSIDISMTEWLRSAFNWRFTGSVEGSSAVLGTIAGSMITITGVVFSMTLVALSLASSQFGPRMLRNFMRDTTTQVVLGTFIATFIYSLIVLRNIRHTEETIVFTPHFSVSLGVTLAVVSLGVLIYFIHHVSISVQANEIVMRVSKELLEGIESLFLEEKEAEQDSTEMPRGSYDNGFLKVFERDAYPVDATQDGYLQFIDYDALLTLAKQENVVLELKRRPGHYAVAGRPLVMVWPAERVDDQLIVQLIAAFTLGNQRIPRQDIECTINQLVEIAVRALSPGINDPFTAMTCVDRLGSALSRLSERKMPSPYRYDDEGELWLITPVVTFSAITDAAFDQIRQYAHSSAAVTIRLLETIAVVVESANRAEDRAALLRHAEMITKGAHKGLFEAQDRQEVEQRYGVIIQLLK; encoded by the coding sequence ATGAAAATACAAATTCTTAAATATTGGGACAGTATTCGTTCTAGTTTTTGGTTTATCCCAATTACTATGGCTATAGGGTCTATGGTATTGGCATTTGTAGCTCTCTCTATTGATATATCAATGACGGAGTGGTTGCGTAGTGCTTTTAACTGGAGATTTACCGGTAGTGTGGAGGGTTCTAGTGCTGTGCTTGGAACTATCGCTGGCTCAATGATTACTATCACCGGTGTAGTGTTTTCAATGACACTAGTCGCACTCTCTCTTGCTTCATCTCAGTTTGGTCCTCGTATGCTTCGTAACTTTATGCGAGACACTACAACGCAGGTGGTTCTTGGTACATTTATTGCCACTTTCATCTACTCTTTAATCGTTTTGCGTAATATACGACACACAGAAGAAACTATCGTTTTCACCCCACATTTTTCTGTTTCACTCGGTGTCACACTCGCGGTAGTAAGCTTAGGAGTGCTGATTTATTTTATCCATCATGTTTCTATTTCTGTTCAGGCTAACGAAATTGTGATGCGGGTAAGTAAAGAGTTACTTGAGGGCATTGAAAGCTTGTTTTTAGAAGAAAAAGAAGCCGAGCAAGACAGTACTGAGATGCCAAGAGGATCCTATGATAATGGCTTTTTAAAAGTGTTTGAGCGGGATGCTTATCCTGTTGATGCCACCCAAGATGGATATCTACAGTTTATTGATTATGATGCTTTGTTGACGTTGGCAAAGCAAGAAAATGTTGTCTTGGAGCTAAAGAGACGACCAGGACACTACGCTGTAGCTGGACGACCACTAGTGATGGTTTGGCCTGCTGAGCGAGTGGATGACCAACTTATAGTTCAACTTATTGCCGCATTTACTCTAGGCAATCAGCGAATCCCACGCCAAGATATAGAGTGTACAATAAACCAATTGGTAGAAATCGCGGTACGAGCTCTTTCTCCGGGGATAAACGACCCATTTACGGCGATGACATGTGTAGATAGACTAGGCTCTGCACTATCTCGTTTGAGCGAGCGTAAGATGCCATCACCCTATCGTTATGATGATGAGGGTGAACTTTGGTTGATTACACCTGTTGTAACTTTTTCAGCAATTACGGACGCAGCATTTGACCAAATCAGACAATATGCTCACTCAAGTGCTGCAGTAACTATTCGCTTGCTAGAGACGATTGCTGTAGTTGTAGAGTCTGCAAATCGCGCAGAAGATAGGGCTGCTCTTTTGCGTCATGCGGAGATGATTACGAAAGGAGCGCATAAAGGTTTGTTTGAAGCACAAGATCGCCAAGAGGTTGAGCAACGCTACGGAGTGATAATTCAGCTACTAAAGTGA
- a CDS encoding APC family permease yields MGSNTNAFGLWSAVLLGIGSMVGAGIFVLLGEAGAIAGNLVYISFVFGGIIALLSGYSLAKLATAYPSRGGVVEYLVQCYGEGIFSGSVSILFYLSAMVAIAMVAKTFGTYASMMIIDSDATMWSNVFSIGILLAFMLINLAGSSLIVRSENAIVIIKLSIIVIFTIVVFFYIDPELLSLKNSPPVMNVFSSIALTFFAYEGFRVITNTAEDMDNPGETILKAMFIAIGLVMILYVAVALAVFGNLTLPKIITAQDYALAEAAKPALGQTGFTIMAVAALISTASSINANLYAVTNVTYQMAKNGELPKVYERNVWHSSEGLIISTLILVVFVLFFNLNEIAAIGSISLLFIHALVHIGHLLKIKETKASKMFVVFAILTIAMAIVLALGYTSRHIPNVGYFITIGFVLAFIIEIGLRLITKRAVSKQTPT; encoded by the coding sequence ATGGGAAGTAATACTAATGCTTTTGGACTTTGGAGTGCTGTTTTATTGGGCATTGGTTCTATGGTCGGAGCAGGTATTTTTGTCCTTTTGGGCGAGGCGGGAGCAATAGCTGGGAACCTTGTATATATCTCATTTGTATTTGGCGGGATTATTGCACTGCTGAGTGGCTACTCTTTAGCAAAACTGGCAACTGCCTATCCCAGCCGCGGAGGGGTAGTTGAATATCTGGTTCAGTGTTACGGAGAGGGAATCTTTTCTGGTTCTGTCTCTATTTTGTTCTACCTCTCAGCTATGGTTGCCATAGCTATGGTTGCAAAAACATTTGGTACTTATGCTTCAATGATGATTATTGATTCTGATGCTACAATGTGGTCAAACGTCTTTAGCATAGGAATACTTCTGGCATTTATGCTCATCAATCTTGCAGGAAGTTCACTAATAGTAAGAAGTGAAAATGCAATTGTTATTATAAAACTTTCAATTATTGTTATATTTACGATAGTTGTCTTTTTTTATATCGATCCTGAACTTCTATCATTAAAAAATTCACCGCCTGTTATGAATGTCTTTTCATCCATAGCACTTACTTTTTTTGCTTATGAAGGTTTCCGTGTCATTACAAATACAGCTGAAGATATGGACAATCCGGGTGAGACAATACTAAAAGCAATGTTCATTGCTATTGGTCTTGTCATGATTCTTTATGTAGCTGTTGCTTTGGCTGTGTTTGGCAATTTGACTTTACCCAAGATCATTACAGCTCAAGACTATGCTTTGGCCGAAGCTGCGAAACCTGCCTTGGGGCAGACAGGATTTACTATTATGGCTGTTGCTGCACTTATCTCAACAGCATCATCTATTAATGCAAACCTCTATGCCGTAACCAATGTGACTTATCAAATGGCAAAAAACGGTGAACTGCCGAAAGTATATGAAAGAAATGTATGGCACAGCAGTGAGGGGTTGATCATTAGTACACTTATACTTGTTGTATTTGTATTGTTTTTCAATTTGAATGAGATAGCAGCTATTGGGTCTATTTCTCTTTTGTTTATACATGCCTTAGTCCATATCGGACATTTACTTAAAATAAAGGAGACTAAAGCTTCAAAAATGTTTGTTGTTTTTGCTATACTGACGATTGCTATGGCTATAGTTTTGGCTCTTGGTTACACAAGCAGGCATATCCCCAATGTAGGATATTTTATTACGATAGGATTTGTACTCGCCTTTATCATAGAGATAGGTCTTAGACTTATTACAAAAAGAGCTGTAAGCAAACAGACACCTACATAA
- a CDS encoding class I SAM-dependent methyltransferase produces the protein MTKHHCRVCGSSLLERLYAPAKQPLAALNLPKSKEKALEAPTYELDFHICLSCSHVYNIAFDYYKIPYEEDSNLMYNSGNDWQLHILDVAKLASSYGLKGKCIVDIGCGDGGFLEALKTIEPDARYIGFEPGIEAQTAKDKGLEIKKDYFLAERDMKHYKPDIIICRHVIEHLSHPKEFVEHISYHASLCEITPIFIAEVPNIQNALNQFRVADYLYEHVSNFTALSFRSLFELSGFDILEFSAMYQEEVVVTAAQVSKNIAIHKSAKHIYNSLLSQKQNVHTTLQALVDNKKTIALWGATGKGASFINSFELSCDKYPIVVDSDERKCGRYVPGTGQLITHSSTLVDKPCDIILITTNWRAKDIAAEIQRRGISYEKILVVENARVKEV, from the coding sequence TTGACAAAACATCATTGTAGAGTATGCGGTAGCTCTTTGCTAGAGCGACTCTATGCGCCAGCAAAGCAGCCCTTAGCGGCACTAAACCTACCAAAAAGCAAAGAAAAAGCTCTTGAGGCACCAACATACGAACTTGACTTTCACATCTGTCTCTCTTGTAGCCATGTCTACAACATAGCCTTTGACTACTATAAGATACCTTATGAAGAAGATTCAAACCTTATGTACAACTCTGGCAATGATTGGCAGTTGCATATCTTAGATGTAGCTAAGCTTGCTTCTAGTTATGGACTCAAAGGCAAATGTATAGTAGATATTGGCTGTGGTGATGGAGGTTTTTTAGAAGCACTAAAGACAATAGAGCCAGATGCTAGATATATCGGGTTTGAGCCAGGTATAGAAGCACAAACAGCAAAAGACAAAGGTCTTGAAATAAAAAAAGACTACTTTTTAGCAGAGCGTGATATGAAGCACTATAAGCCTGATATTATAATTTGTCGCCATGTTATAGAACATCTCTCACATCCAAAAGAGTTTGTAGAGCATATATCTTATCACGCTTCACTTTGTGAAATTACTCCTATTTTTATAGCAGAAGTCCCCAATATTCAAAACGCACTAAATCAGTTTCGAGTGGCAGATTACTTGTATGAACATGTAAGCAATTTTACAGCTCTAAGCTTTAGATCTCTTTTTGAACTTAGTGGATTTGATATACTAGAGTTTAGTGCAATGTACCAAGAGGAAGTAGTCGTAACAGCCGCACAAGTCTCTAAAAACATTGCTATACATAAAAGTGCCAAACACATCTATAATTCACTCCTCTCTCAAAAACAAAATGTACATACAACACTACAAGCACTTGTTGATAATAAAAAAACTATAGCTCTTTGGGGAGCAACTGGAAAGGGTGCTAGTTTTATAAACAGCTTTGAGCTTAGCTGTGATAAGTATCCTATAGTAGTAGACTCTGATGAGAGAAAGTGTGGTCGCTATGTACCAGGAACAGGTCAGCTTATAACTCACTCATCTACCCTTGTAGATAAGCCTTGTGACATCATACTCATAACTACAAACTGGAGAGCAAAAGATATAGCAGCAGAGATACAAAGAAGAGGCATCTCTTACGAAAAGATACTAGTAGTAGAAAATGCAAGAGTAAAAGAAGTTTAA